In Phenylobacterium hankyongense, the sequence CTTGCCGGTCGCGGCGTCGAGCGCCACCACCCGGTTGAAGGGCGTGCCGAGGTACATGACGCCCTTGATCACGATGGGCGTGAACTGGGACGCTGAGGTGGCCGTGATCACCGCATGCGCGGCGGCGGCCGGACGCGGCGGCGTCGCCAGCGGCGGGGACCGCACGCCGCCCGGCATCGGCATCGGGCGGATCCCCGATTGGGCGATCCAGCGCATCTGGGCCGTCGCCTCGAGCGCCGCGTTGTCCGGCTTGGCCACGCCCGCCGGCCGCATGTCGTAGCTCCACGCGAGCTTGAGCTTGCCGACGTTGGCCGGCGTGATCTGCTTGAGCGGCGAAAAGCGCGTGCCCCCGGCGTCGCGCCCGTAGTTCGGCCAGTCCTTGGCGTCCTGGGCGTGGGCTCCCGTGGCGGCCGCCCCGGCGAGCAGGGCGATCATCAGGGTTCTCATGGAATACTCCGAAACACAGAAGGTGCTGAGGGTCGTCACGGCTTGGCGAGCGCCACGCCGGCGTCCACGCCGGTGGCGTCGCTGGCGAGCCGGTGGGTGGGGTCGATGAACAGCCAGGCGGCGGCGCCGACCAGCGAGACGCCGGCGGCGGCCAGGAAGGAGGCGTTCCAGCCCAGCCGGTCGGCCAGGAGGGCGGTCAGCGACGCGGTGACCACGCCGCCCAGCTGGTTGGCCATGTTCATGACGCCGGAGACCGAACCGGCGGACCGGCCGCCGAGGTTGGCCGAGACCGTCCAGAAGGCGCTTTGCGACAGGTAGAGCGCACCGGCGCCGCCGGCGAGCACGACGCAGGCGAGCCGCGCGTCGGCCACCTGGGTCGCCATGGCCACGAAGGCGGCGGCCAGCACCAGGGCGAAGACCGCCAGGCCGCGCCGGCCGACCCCGGGCCCGAACCGGTCGGTGAGCCGGTCCGCCATCCAGCCGCCGAGCGGCGAGCACACCGCCATGGCGATGAAGGGCAGCATGGCGTAGAGCGCGCTGGCCTTCAGGTCCAGGCCGCGCTCGGTCGACAGGTATTTGAAAAACCAGGTGAAAAAGATGTAGGCCACATAGCCGTAGCAGAAGTAGCTGAGGCTCAGCGCCGCCACGTGGCGGTTCTTCAGGATCTGCAGCCAGGGCGCAGCCTTGTGGCTGCCCAGGGCGGTGGGGTCCGGCAGGCCGGCCTTGATATAGGCCGCTTCCGTCGGGTCGACCCAGGGGTGGATATCCGGGCGGTCGCGGGCGACCACCAGCCAGCCGATCAGCGACGCCAGGCCGATCACGGCGCTGGCGTAGAAGGCGACGCGCCAGTCGTGGTTGATCAGGAAGTAGGTGATCAGCGGCGGGGCGACGCCTGCGCCGATGCCGACGCCGGCGAAGATCACGCCGTTGGCGACGCCGCGCTCACGGGTCGGGATCCAGTTGGCGACCAGGCGGTTGCTGGCCGGGAAGATCACCGACTCGCCG encodes:
- a CDS encoding MFS transporter — its product is MSDRANQNAVAERPASGARWAVVALMFAIAAVSYLDRNNISIAASAVQKEFGLTNVQLGTVFSAFVMGYAFSQPLAGRLADRFGPYRMVAIGIVWWSVFTAATALVPSGYGWSLGLLIATRFVLGVGESVIFPASNRLVANWIPTRERGVANGVIFAGVGIGAGVAPPLITYFLINHDWRVAFYASAVIGLASLIGWLVVARDRPDIHPWVDPTEAAYIKAGLPDPTALGSHKAAPWLQILKNRHVAALSLSYFCYGYVAYIFFTWFFKYLSTERGLDLKASALYAMLPFIAMAVCSPLGGWMADRLTDRFGPGVGRRGLAVFALVLAAAFVAMATQVADARLACVVLAGGAGALYLSQSAFWTVSANLGGRSAGSVSGVMNMANQLGGVVTASLTALLADRLGWNASFLAAAGVSLVGAAAWLFIDPTHRLASDATGVDAGVALAKP